In Tepidimonas taiwanensis, the following are encoded in one genomic region:
- the scpA gene encoding methylmalonyl-CoA mutase, with the protein MPNAEFRTATLADWEAAAQKSLKGGSLDQLNWVTPEGITVKPLYTAADIRDLPYTDTLPGFEPFIRGPQATMYAVRPWTIRQYAGFSTAEESNAFYRKALAAGAQGVSVAFDLATHRGYDSDNPRVVGDVGKAGVAIDSVEDMKILFDGIPLDKVSVSMTMNGAVLPVLAGYIVAAEEQGVKQEQLSGTIQNDILKEFMVRNTYIYPPEPSMRIIGDIIEYTAKHMPKFNSISISGYHMQEAGANQALELAFTLADGKEYVKTALAKGLDVDEFAGRLSFFWAIGMNFYLEIAKMRAARLLWCRIMKGFGAKNPKSLMLRTHCQTSGWSLTEQDPYNNIVRTTIEAMAAVFGGTQSLHTNSFDEAIALPTEFSARIARNTQLILQEETHITNVIDPWGGSYMMEALTQQMADKAWALIEEIDAMGGMTRAVQSGWAKLKIEASAAEKQARIDSGKDVIVGVNKYRLDKEDPVEILEVDNLKVREAQIARLQRIRATRDNAAVQRALEALTACAASGQGNLLALSIEAIRARATVGEVSDALEKVFGRHRADTQKVTGVYAAAYDSAEGWAKLQQEIAAFAEQYGRRPRVMIAKLGQDGHDRGAKVVATAYADLGFDVDIGPLFQTPEECARQAIENDVHAVGISTLAAGHKTLVPAIIQALKQQGADDIIVFVGGVIPRQDYEFLYEAGVKGIYGPGTPIPASAKDVLEKIKAALSGEARS; encoded by the coding sequence ATGCCGAACGCCGAATTCCGCACCGCCACCCTTGCCGACTGGGAGGCCGCCGCCCAGAAGTCCCTCAAGGGGGGATCGCTCGACCAGCTCAACTGGGTGACGCCGGAGGGCATTACCGTCAAGCCGCTCTACACCGCAGCGGATATCCGGGACCTGCCGTACACCGACACGCTGCCGGGGTTCGAGCCGTTCATCCGCGGGCCACAGGCGACGATGTACGCGGTGCGGCCCTGGACCATTCGCCAGTACGCGGGCTTCTCCACCGCCGAGGAATCGAACGCCTTTTACCGCAAGGCGCTGGCCGCCGGCGCCCAGGGGGTGAGCGTGGCGTTCGACCTGGCCACCCACCGGGGGTACGACTCGGACAACCCCCGCGTGGTGGGTGACGTGGGCAAGGCGGGCGTGGCCATCGACAGCGTCGAGGACATGAAAATCCTGTTCGACGGCATTCCGCTCGACAAGGTGAGCGTGTCGATGACGATGAACGGCGCGGTGTTGCCGGTGCTGGCGGGCTACATCGTGGCGGCCGAAGAGCAGGGGGTGAAGCAGGAGCAGCTCTCGGGGACCATCCAGAACGACATCCTCAAGGAGTTCATGGTCCGCAACACCTACATCTACCCGCCGGAGCCGTCGATGCGCATCATCGGCGACATCATCGAGTACACGGCCAAGCACATGCCGAAGTTCAACTCGATCAGCATCTCCGGCTACCACATGCAGGAAGCGGGGGCGAACCAGGCGCTGGAGCTGGCGTTCACGCTCGCCGACGGCAAGGAGTACGTCAAGACCGCGCTGGCCAAGGGGCTGGACGTGGACGAGTTCGCCGGGCGGCTGTCATTCTTCTGGGCGATCGGGATGAACTTTTATCTCGAGATCGCCAAGATGCGCGCCGCGCGGCTGCTGTGGTGCCGCATCATGAAGGGCTTCGGCGCGAAGAACCCCAAGAGCCTGATGCTGCGCACGCACTGCCAGACCTCGGGCTGGAGCCTGACCGAGCAGGACCCGTACAACAATATCGTGCGCACGACGATCGAGGCGATGGCGGCGGTGTTCGGCGGCACCCAGTCGCTGCACACCAACAGTTTCGACGAGGCGATCGCGCTGCCGACCGAGTTTTCCGCGCGCATCGCGCGCAACACGCAGCTCATCCTGCAGGAGGAGACGCACATCACCAACGTCATCGACCCGTGGGGCGGCAGCTATATGATGGAGGCGCTGACCCAGCAGATGGCCGACAAGGCGTGGGCGCTGATCGAGGAGATCGACGCCATGGGTGGCATGACGCGTGCGGTGCAAAGCGGCTGGGCCAAGCTCAAGATCGAGGCCAGCGCCGCCGAGAAGCAGGCGCGCATCGATTCCGGCAAGGACGTCATCGTCGGCGTCAACAAGTATCGCCTCGACAAGGAGGACCCGGTCGAAATCCTGGAGGTGGACAATCTCAAGGTGCGCGAGGCGCAGATCGCGCGCCTGCAGCGCATCCGCGCCACGCGGGACAACGCCGCGGTGCAGCGGGCGCTGGAGGCACTCACCGCCTGCGCTGCCTCGGGCCAGGGCAACCTGCTCGCGCTGTCCATCGAAGCCATCCGGGCGCGCGCAACGGTGGGCGAAGTGTCCGATGCGTTGGAAAAGGTCTTTGGGCGCCACCGCGCCGACACGCAAAAGGTGACCGGGGTGTACGCCGCTGCTTACGATTCCGCCGAAGGATGGGCCAAACTCCAGCAGGAGATCGCGGCGTTCGCCGAGCAGTACGGACGGCGTCCGCGGGTGATGATCGCCAAGCTCGGGCAGGACGGGCACGACCGCGGTGCCAAGGTCGTGGCCACCGCATACGCGGACCTGGGGTTCGACGTGGACATCGGCCCGCTGTTCCAGACGCCGGAGGAGTGCGCGCGCCAGGCGATCGAGAACGACGTGCACGCGGTCGGCATCAGCACGCTGGCCGCCGGGCACAAGACGCTGGTGCCCGCGATCATCCAGGCGCTCAAGCAGCAGGGCGCGGACGACATCATCGTCTTCGTCGGCGGCGTCATTCCGCGGCAGGACTACGAGTTTCTGTACGAGGCAGGGGTCAAGGGCATTTACGGGCCCGGCACACCCATCCCCGCCAGCGCCAAGGACGTGTTGGAAAAAATCAAGGCCGCGTTGTCGGGGGAAGCACGGTCGTGA
- a CDS encoding GntR family transcriptional regulator: protein MTAVPLLSRALYEEVAELLRQRIFSRELPPGAWIDELKIAQELGISRTPLREAIKVLAAEGLVTMKVRRGAYVTEVSQQDLREVYELLALLEADAAEAACWRATDEELAELERLHTALEAAADPQTGSRERFFEINEAFHLRVLDLGHNRWRKQVVLDLRKVMKLNRHGSLSKQGRIAESLAEHRAILDALKRRDAAAAAQAVRVHFANGLQAAV, encoded by the coding sequence ATGACTGCCGTCCCTCTGCTCTCGCGTGCCTTGTACGAAGAAGTGGCCGAACTGCTGCGCCAGCGCATCTTCAGCCGCGAGCTGCCCCCCGGTGCCTGGATCGACGAACTCAAAATCGCGCAGGAACTGGGCATCAGCCGCACGCCGCTGCGCGAAGCCATCAAGGTGCTGGCGGCCGAGGGCCTGGTGACGATGAAGGTGCGCCGCGGCGCCTACGTCACCGAGGTCTCGCAGCAGGACCTGCGCGAGGTATACGAGCTGCTGGCGCTGCTGGAGGCAGATGCGGCCGAGGCCGCCTGCTGGCGGGCGACGGACGAGGAACTGGCGGAACTGGAGCGCCTACACACGGCGCTGGAGGCTGCGGCGGACCCACAGACCGGTTCACGCGAACGGTTCTTTGAGATCAACGAAGCGTTTCACCTGCGCGTGCTCGACCTCGGCCACAACCGCTGGCGCAAGCAGGTCGTGCTCGACCTGCGCAAGGTGATGAAGCTCAACCGCCACGGGTCGCTGTCCAAACAGGGGCGGATCGCCGAATCGCTGGCGGAGCACCGCGCGATTCTGGATGCGCTCAAGCGCCGCGACGCGGCCGCCGCGGCGCAGGCGGTGCGGGTGCACTTCGCCAACGGGCTGCAGGCGGCTGTCTGA
- the dusA gene encoding tRNA dihydrouridine(20/20a) synthase DusA, with protein MSPLLSPSGHNPWRLSVAPMMEWTDRHCRWLHRQLTRYTRLYTEMVTTGALLHGDVARHLRFDPIEHPVALQLGGNEPRALALAARMGEVWGYDEINLNCGCPSPRVQRGAFGACLMEHPKLVADCVRAMRDAVRVPVTVKHRIGIDRVEDYGFVRDFVGTVAEAGCEVFIVHARNAWLDGLSPAENRTVPPLRYAVVYRLKQDFPHLTIVINGGITTDAQLAEHLRHVDGVMVGREAYHNPWWLALWDATYFGDGTAAPPDRDAVEARMVEYMAREGPSLPGGWYAIARHMLGLRHGQPGARRWRQVWSDHRYKHRPVHEVAARAQAALRGEALPA; from the coding sequence ATGAGTCCCCTGCTATCCCCCTCCGGTCACAACCCCTGGCGCCTGAGCGTGGCGCCGATGATGGAGTGGACCGACCGCCACTGCCGCTGGCTGCATCGGCAGCTGACGCGCTACACGCGGCTGTACACCGAAATGGTGACGACCGGCGCGCTGCTGCACGGCGACGTCGCGCGGCACCTGCGGTTCGACCCCATCGAACACCCGGTAGCCCTGCAGCTCGGCGGCAACGAGCCGCGCGCACTCGCGCTGGCCGCGCGCATGGGGGAGGTGTGGGGCTATGACGAAATCAACCTCAATTGCGGCTGCCCCAGCCCGCGCGTGCAGCGCGGGGCGTTCGGTGCCTGCCTGATGGAACATCCCAAGCTGGTGGCCGACTGCGTGCGCGCGATGCGCGACGCGGTGCGCGTGCCGGTCACGGTCAAGCACCGCATCGGTATCGACCGGGTGGAGGACTACGGCTTCGTGCGCGACTTCGTCGGCACGGTGGCCGAAGCGGGGTGCGAGGTGTTCATCGTCCACGCGCGCAACGCGTGGCTCGACGGCCTGAGCCCCGCCGAAAACCGCACCGTCCCGCCGCTGCGCTACGCCGTGGTGTACCGGCTCAAGCAGGACTTCCCGCACCTGACCATCGTGATCAACGGCGGCATCACGACCGACGCGCAGTTGGCCGAGCACCTGCGCCATGTCGACGGGGTGATGGTGGGGCGCGAGGCGTATCACAACCCGTGGTGGCTGGCGTTGTGGGATGCCACGTACTTCGGGGACGGGACGGCCGCACCGCCGGACCGCGACGCGGTGGAGGCGCGCATGGTCGAGTACATGGCGCGCGAGGGGCCGTCGCTGCCCGGCGGCTGGTACGCGATCGCGCGCCACATGCTGGGGCTGCGGCACGGCCAGCCGGGCGCGCGCCGCTGGCGGCAGGTCTGGAGCGACCACCGCTACAAGCACCGCCCGGTGCACGAAGTCGCCGCGCGTGCGCAGGCGGCGTTGCGTGGCGAGGCGTTACCGGCGTAG
- the phbB gene encoding acetoacetyl-CoA reductase produces MGQQRVAYVTGGMGGIGTAICQALYNAGFKVIAGCGPTRDYQKWLDEQKALGYTFYASVGNVADWDSVVQAFSKAKAEHGPIDVLVNNAGITRDRLFVKMTKEDWDAVINTNLTSMFNVTKQVVPDMIERGWGRIIQISSVNGEKGQAGQTNYSAAKAGMHGFTMALAQELASKGITVNTVSPGYIATDMVKAIRPDVLEKIVAQIPVKRLGEPREIASIVAWLASDDAGFATGADFSVNGGLHMG; encoded by the coding sequence ATGGGTCAACAACGCGTCGCCTACGTCACCGGCGGGATGGGCGGTATCGGCACCGCCATCTGCCAGGCGCTCTACAACGCCGGCTTCAAAGTCATCGCGGGCTGTGGCCCGACGCGCGACTACCAGAAGTGGCTGGACGAGCAAAAGGCGCTCGGCTACACCTTCTACGCCAGCGTCGGGAATGTCGCCGACTGGGACAGCGTCGTGCAAGCTTTCTCCAAGGCCAAAGCCGAGCACGGCCCGATCGATGTGCTCGTCAACAACGCCGGCATCACGCGCGACCGCCTGTTCGTCAAGATGACCAAGGAGGACTGGGACGCCGTCATCAACACCAACCTGACGTCGATGTTCAACGTCACCAAGCAGGTGGTGCCCGACATGATCGAGCGCGGCTGGGGCCGCATCATCCAGATCTCGTCGGTCAACGGCGAAAAAGGGCAGGCCGGCCAGACGAACTACTCCGCCGCCAAGGCGGGGATGCACGGCTTTACGATGGCGCTGGCGCAGGAGCTGGCGTCCAAGGGGATCACCGTCAACACCGTGAGCCCCGGCTATATCGCCACCGACATGGTCAAGGCGATCCGCCCCGATGTGCTGGAGAAGATCGTCGCCCAGATCCCGGTCAAGCGACTCGGCGAACCGCGCGAGATCGCCTCGATCGTCGCCTGGCTGGCCAGCGACGACGCGGGCTTCGCCACCGGTGCCGACTTCTCGGTCAACGGTGGCCTGCACATGGGTTGA